Proteins encoded by one window of Salmonirosea aquatica:
- a CDS encoding alpha-L-fucosidase, with amino-acid sequence MKKGLIFLNLITLFSTTQAQQHAEQDHSKYVPPTDEKVQAKLSQWQDVKFGLLMHWGTYSQWGIVESWSLCPEDEGWCVRRGPHSHDWFEYKKAYENLQTTFNPTRFNPEKWAQAAKSAGMKYVVFTTKHHDGFCMFDTKQTDYKITSSKSPFASNPRSNVTKEILAAFRQQGFMTGTYFSKPDWNVDSYWWPYFPPKDRNSSYDPKKYPELWKKFQDFTYNQIEELMTGYGSVDILWLDGGWVRPYSTIDPNISWQKAIPYEQDIDMARIAKMARRHQPGLLVVDRTVTGEFENYVTPEQQIPDQYMPIPWESCMTMGSSWSYVPKENFKSARQLVHTLVDIVAKGGNLLLNIAPGPDGEWHDEAYTRLAEIGTWMDMNSESIYETRPLAPYRRGKWAYTQKGKSTYATYLAETGESLPGRLKPEGVDLPAGARVKLLGNEKNLAVKDGFIEVPARAIQTAGHQYAYVFRIDS; translated from the coding sequence ATGAAAAAAGGACTTATTTTTCTGAATCTGATTACACTATTTTCCACTACACAGGCGCAGCAACACGCCGAACAGGACCATTCCAAATACGTTCCGCCCACCGATGAAAAGGTACAAGCCAAGCTAAGCCAGTGGCAGGATGTCAAGTTTGGCCTGCTGATGCACTGGGGTACCTATAGTCAGTGGGGCATCGTAGAGTCCTGGTCGCTGTGTCCTGAGGATGAAGGCTGGTGTGTGCGCCGCGGTCCGCATTCCCATGATTGGTTCGAATACAAAAAAGCCTACGAGAACCTGCAAACGACTTTTAACCCCACCCGCTTCAATCCCGAAAAATGGGCGCAGGCGGCCAAAAGTGCGGGTATGAAGTACGTCGTGTTCACTACCAAGCATCACGACGGCTTCTGTATGTTCGACACCAAGCAAACCGACTACAAAATCACTAGTTCCAAATCGCCTTTTGCCAGCAACCCGCGCAGCAATGTCACGAAGGAAATCCTGGCGGCTTTCCGGCAGCAGGGCTTCATGACGGGTACCTACTTCTCCAAACCCGACTGGAACGTGGATTCCTACTGGTGGCCCTACTTTCCGCCCAAAGATCGCAATTCATCCTATGACCCCAAGAAGTACCCCGAGCTCTGGAAGAAATTTCAGGATTTTACTTACAATCAGATCGAGGAACTCATGACCGGCTACGGCTCGGTGGACATCCTGTGGCTCGACGGTGGCTGGGTGCGGCCGTACAGCACCATCGACCCGAACATCAGCTGGCAGAAGGCCATTCCTTACGAGCAGGATATCGACATGGCGCGCATTGCCAAAATGGCCCGCCGCCACCAGCCCGGCCTGTTGGTCGTGGACCGCACCGTGACGGGCGAATTCGAGAACTACGTGACGCCGGAGCAGCAGATTCCCGATCAATACATGCCCATTCCGTGGGAATCGTGCATGACGATGGGTAGTTCGTGGTCGTACGTACCCAAGGAAAACTTCAAATCGGCCCGGCAACTGGTACATACCTTAGTCGATATTGTGGCCAAGGGAGGCAATTTACTGCTCAACATCGCGCCCGGCCCCGACGGCGAGTGGCACGACGAAGCGTACACGCGTCTGGCGGAAATAGGTACCTGGATGGATATGAATAGTGAGTCAATCTACGAAACCCGCCCGCTGGCACCGTATCGCCGGGGCAAATGGGCCTATACCCAGAAAGGCAAGTCTACCTACGCGACCTACCTGGCCGAAACGGGTGAATCGCTCCCCGGCCGTCTTAAGCCCGAGGGCGTCGATCTGCCCGCTGGTGCTCGGGTGAAGCTGCTGGGGAACGAGAAGAATCTAGCAGTCAAGGACGGTTTCATCGAGGTACCTGCCCGAGCGATTCAGACCGCAGGCCATCAGTATGCCTACGTCTTTCGCATCGATTCGTAG
- a CDS encoding FUSC family protein, whose amino-acid sequence MTLKEYITSEDTESAFRFLVGAALPLLVATGLGYNELGIFMLLGSTFVFGIDIPIALPKKLGFMVLSGLLSALIFLVFTQVKDFPVLNGILLFVTLFILNFLSPFSSNFSIVALLLNLSVMIGLSMANTIPTWAAALPKAGYLLLGSAWYTLYALLLHPLQRPRQLRRRLQECLRLTADYFAGQAALFDPDVSRTETLLVLSRRQADVVESHQQIREVLLREPMNITNPETFMGRATYFLANLVDLIELATASAWSLQAVPDHAEEEGAVPLLRTLNEYVVSQLRQLERQIAHEDRTLAEPMQDENAEGTLQQLTEYLNGMKARTPSGQESAEEYRQLRRLQRYFEQQLLLLRNMRDVMARRSARLDLATDRIRQFAIRDTIGWDYLRSHLSFKSGFFRYALRMALTAVGAYYLAVGLGFEYPSWALLTVLVILKPGFSLSKERLAHRVYGTVVGVLVGLGLFYVFQPGTLASMAIFLGSQFFAFSFVKRQYAVTSCFFTLFVLFFYSYLHLEFMDAAFYRLLDTVLAAGLCWLSIRFVFPYWEVQNLPTVVKESLRADRSLLKNVLDQVDADALALTNYKLARKEAFLKMDDLLNSYRLAQIESPGQTEVLTTIQRISLLIYTQLSLLLSLGSFLKRCPDYRWGDSRVKGYLQEALQGVDSLIGNEERTETEQDEIEQNAYGELAIRRREIDQLLLENSERYLSRVHDLFWVESAFELMEITHKLRRMMQLTPDARSAK is encoded by the coding sequence ATGACGCTCAAGGAATACATTACCTCCGAAGATACCGAGTCCGCTTTCCGATTTCTGGTTGGGGCGGCTTTGCCCCTGCTCGTGGCGACAGGACTAGGGTACAACGAGCTGGGTATCTTTATGTTATTGGGCTCTACCTTCGTTTTTGGCATCGATATTCCTATTGCCCTACCTAAAAAACTGGGTTTTATGGTGCTGTCGGGCCTGTTATCGGCTTTGATATTTCTGGTATTCACGCAGGTGAAAGACTTTCCTGTCCTGAACGGAATCCTGTTGTTCGTGACACTTTTCATCCTGAATTTTCTATCGCCTTTCAGCTCCAATTTCAGCATCGTAGCCCTGTTGCTCAATCTGTCGGTGATGATCGGGCTGAGCATGGCCAACACCATCCCGACCTGGGCCGCGGCCTTGCCCAAGGCGGGCTACCTGTTGCTGGGGTCGGCCTGGTACACTTTATACGCGCTGCTGCTGCATCCTTTGCAGCGACCGCGGCAACTTCGCCGGCGGCTACAGGAGTGCCTGCGGCTTACGGCCGACTACTTTGCCGGACAGGCGGCTCTGTTCGATCCGGACGTTTCACGTACCGAAACTCTGCTGGTATTGTCGCGCAGGCAGGCCGATGTGGTGGAATCGCATCAGCAAATCCGGGAAGTGCTGCTGCGTGAGCCCATGAACATCACCAATCCCGAAACCTTCATGGGAAGGGCTACCTATTTCCTGGCTAATCTGGTGGATTTGATCGAGCTGGCGACAGCTTCAGCCTGGTCGTTACAGGCCGTACCCGACCATGCCGAAGAGGAAGGCGCTGTACCGCTCCTCCGGACTTTGAACGAGTACGTCGTGTCGCAGCTGCGGCAGCTGGAAAGACAGATTGCGCACGAGGACCGGACGTTGGCCGAGCCGATGCAGGATGAAAATGCCGAAGGTACCCTACAGCAATTGACCGAGTATCTGAACGGCATGAAGGCGCGGACGCCCTCGGGCCAGGAGTCGGCGGAAGAGTACCGGCAACTGCGCCGGCTGCAGCGGTATTTCGAGCAACAACTCCTGCTGCTGCGCAACATGCGCGATGTGATGGCACGCCGGAGCGCTCGGCTCGACCTGGCTACGGATCGTATCCGGCAATTTGCGATCCGCGATACCATCGGCTGGGACTATCTGCGCAGCCATCTTTCGTTCAAATCTGGCTTTTTTCGGTACGCGCTGCGCATGGCGCTTACGGCCGTAGGAGCCTACTATCTGGCCGTAGGCCTGGGCTTTGAGTACCCTAGCTGGGCGCTTTTGACCGTACTGGTCATTCTGAAACCCGGCTTCAGCCTGTCCAAAGAACGGCTTGCCCACCGTGTGTACGGTACTGTGGTGGGCGTTTTGGTGGGACTGGGGCTCTTTTACGTTTTTCAGCCGGGTACCCTGGCGAGTATGGCGATCTTTTTGGGGTCACAGTTTTTTGCGTTTTCATTTGTCAAACGTCAGTATGCGGTTACGAGCTGTTTTTTTACCCTGTTCGTCCTCTTTTTTTATAGCTACCTGCACCTGGAATTCATGGATGCTGCCTTTTACCGCCTGCTGGATACGGTGCTGGCCGCGGGCTTGTGCTGGCTATCGATCCGGTTTGTATTTCCTTACTGGGAAGTGCAAAACCTACCTACGGTGGTGAAGGAGTCCCTACGGGCCGACCGTTCGCTGCTGAAAAATGTGCTGGACCAGGTCGATGCCGATGCTCTGGCTCTCACCAACTACAAACTGGCCCGCAAAGAGGCATTCCTGAAAATGGACGACCTCCTGAACTCCTACCGACTGGCCCAAATCGAATCGCCGGGACAAACGGAGGTACTGACCACCATTCAGCGGATTTCCCTGCTGATTTATACCCAGCTTTCGCTTTTGCTCAGCCTGGGGTCGTTTCTGAAAAGATGCCCTGATTATCGGTGGGGTGATAGCCGCGTGAAGGGGTACCTGCAGGAAGCCTTGCAGGGCGTCGATTCGCTGATTGGGAATGAGGAGAGGACTGAGACAGAGCAAGATGAAATAGAGCAGAACGCATACGGCGAATTAGCCATCCGGCGTCGGGAAATTGACCAGCTTTTGCTCGAAAACAGCGAAAGGTACCTTTCCAGGGTACACGATTTGTTTTGGGTGGAAAGTGCCTTTGAACTGATGGAAATCACGCATAAACTGCGACGAATGATGCAATTGACGCCTGATGCCAGATCTGCAAAATAA
- a CDS encoding M16 family metallopeptidase — protein MKFSLSTKVGLFLLVFATPVLAQTDLSKPIPFDPNVKKGQLSNGLTYYIRKNAEPKDRAELRLVVKAGSILENDEQQGLAHFMEHMSFNGTTNFPKNELVDFLQKTGVRFGADLNAYTGFDETVYMLPIPTDSAGLLEKGLQVLDDWAHGALLATDEIDKERGVVLEESRSGRGAQQRMRDKYFKMILNNSRYADRLPIGKDDILKNFKPEVLKQFYQDWYRPDLMAVIAVGDFDPAEVEKIIKDKFGSIPMPKSPKKRTEYTIPLDGATNVAIVTDPEQAQNVIQVFYKQPEFKEKTLKDARTNLTYGLFNGMMGNRMQELTQQADPPFLFGTGSYGGFLGDLDAYTSVALAKSTEGVERALTALLTENSRVQKFGFTESELDRAKKSLLNGIERSLKEKDKTRSDNYVQEYIDNFLNEGAATGIEFYADFVKKELDGIKLEEINKLAGQFITDKNRAVVILGPEKAKDQLPTEAKVKELLASAGKDVTAYVDDAVDTPLLPAEPKGTKVVSEKKLDEKLGITELTLGNGVKVLLKPTDFKNDQILFEATGKGGTSLFPKDLETDAFASYLVSSGGVGTYSQTQLQKYLAGKTVSVNPYLSELTEGITGSTNPQDLETALQLVYAYFTAPRKDAAVVQGILTNQRAYLENMMKTPTPEKVYSDTLTAVLTSNDPRRRPMTPERVDKVNLDRALEIYKDRFKDASDFVFTFVGAFKVDEIKPLIEKYIGGLPSTDRDDTYDHPNIFPPKGRIEKTIYKGLEPKSRVTMVYSGEYEYNPENNVQIEALQEVLQIKLIESLREEESGVYGVSVSDKTDKVPSGHYRYVIQFGCAPENVDKLVKRTMEEVDKLKKNGAEAKDIEKFVAETRRKTQVDMKTNPFWLSYIDTSLFIDEDLNEVFDEEKHLKEVTVASTKAAAQKYFNDENFIKVVMMPEKK, from the coding sequence ATGAAATTTTCACTATCCACAAAAGTCGGGTTGTTCCTGCTGGTGTTCGCCACGCCGGTCCTGGCGCAAACCGACCTTTCGAAACCCATTCCCTTTGACCCTAACGTTAAAAAAGGTCAACTGAGCAATGGCCTTACCTATTACATCCGCAAGAATGCCGAACCCAAAGACCGCGCCGAACTCAGACTGGTCGTGAAGGCTGGTTCTATTCTCGAAAACGACGAGCAGCAGGGACTGGCGCACTTCATGGAACACATGAGCTTCAACGGTACCACCAATTTTCCCAAGAACGAGCTCGTGGATTTCCTGCAGAAAACGGGCGTCCGCTTCGGGGCCGACCTGAACGCCTACACCGGTTTTGACGAGACGGTATACATGCTGCCCATTCCCACCGACTCGGCGGGTTTGCTCGAAAAAGGCCTGCAGGTACTCGACGACTGGGCGCACGGGGCCCTGCTCGCCACCGACGAAATCGACAAAGAACGCGGCGTGGTGCTGGAAGAGTCGCGCTCGGGCCGGGGCGCGCAGCAGCGGATGCGGGACAAGTACTTCAAGATGATCCTGAACAACTCCCGGTATGCCGACCGCCTGCCGATTGGTAAGGATGATATCCTGAAAAATTTCAAACCCGAGGTACTCAAGCAGTTTTATCAGGACTGGTACCGTCCCGATTTGATGGCCGTGATCGCGGTAGGTGATTTTGATCCTGCCGAAGTGGAGAAAATCATCAAAGATAAATTCGGCAGCATTCCGATGCCCAAAAGCCCGAAGAAAAGGACCGAGTACACGATTCCGCTGGATGGTGCCACCAACGTGGCCATCGTCACCGATCCCGAGCAGGCGCAGAATGTGATCCAGGTTTTTTACAAGCAGCCCGAGTTTAAGGAGAAAACGCTGAAAGATGCCCGCACCAACCTGACCTACGGCCTTTTCAATGGAATGATGGGCAACCGGATGCAGGAACTTACCCAACAGGCCGATCCGCCCTTCCTGTTCGGCACGGGTAGCTACGGCGGGTTTCTGGGCGATTTGGACGCCTACACGTCGGTGGCGCTGGCCAAAAGCACTGAAGGCGTAGAGCGCGCGCTGACGGCGCTGCTCACCGAAAATAGCCGGGTACAGAAGTTCGGTTTTACCGAATCGGAACTGGATCGGGCCAAAAAATCGCTGTTGAACGGCATAGAGCGGAGTTTAAAGGAAAAAGACAAAACGCGCTCGGACAACTACGTGCAGGAGTACATCGATAATTTCCTGAATGAGGGAGCCGCAACGGGCATCGAGTTTTATGCCGATTTTGTCAAAAAAGAACTGGACGGCATCAAACTGGAAGAAATCAACAAGCTGGCCGGGCAATTCATCACCGACAAGAACCGAGCGGTGGTGATTCTGGGCCCTGAAAAAGCCAAAGACCAGCTACCTACCGAGGCCAAGGTAAAAGAATTGCTCGCCTCGGCGGGTAAAGACGTGACCGCCTACGTGGACGATGCCGTGGATACGCCGTTGCTGCCCGCCGAGCCCAAAGGTACTAAGGTGGTATCGGAGAAGAAGCTGGACGAAAAATTGGGCATCACTGAACTGACCCTCGGCAATGGCGTGAAGGTACTGCTGAAACCAACCGATTTCAAAAACGATCAAATCCTGTTTGAGGCCACGGGTAAAGGGGGTACCTCATTGTTTCCCAAAGATCTCGAAACGGATGCTTTCGCGAGTTATCTGGTAAGTTCGGGTGGGGTAGGTACCTACAGCCAAACGCAGCTGCAGAAGTACCTGGCCGGAAAAACCGTGAGTGTGAATCCGTACCTCAGCGAGCTGACCGAAGGCATCACGGGTAGCACGAATCCGCAGGATCTGGAAACGGCCCTGCAACTGGTGTACGCCTATTTCACCGCGCCCCGTAAGGACGCAGCCGTGGTGCAGGGTATTCTGACCAATCAGCGGGCCTACCTGGAGAACATGATGAAAACTCCGACGCCCGAGAAGGTATACTCAGATACGCTGACGGCCGTGCTGACCAGCAACGACCCACGCCGCCGTCCCATGACGCCCGAGCGCGTAGACAAGGTGAATCTGGATCGGGCGCTCGAAATCTACAAAGATCGCTTTAAGGATGCTTCCGATTTCGTATTTACGTTCGTGGGGGCGTTCAAGGTGGATGAAATCAAACCCTTGATTGAGAAGTACATTGGTGGGCTACCTTCCACCGACCGCGATGATACGTATGATCATCCGAACATTTTTCCGCCAAAAGGACGCATCGAGAAAACGATTTATAAGGGCCTCGAACCCAAAAGCCGCGTGACGATGGTGTATAGCGGCGAGTACGAATATAATCCCGAAAACAACGTGCAGATCGAAGCCTTGCAGGAAGTGTTGCAGATCAAACTGATCGAATCGTTGCGGGAGGAGGAAAGCGGTGTGTATGGCGTGAGCGTGTCGGACAAAACGGACAAGGTACCCTCGGGGCATTATCGCTACGTGATTCAGTTTGGCTGTGCACCCGAGAACGTGGACAAGCTCGTGAAGCGTACGATGGAGGAAGTGGATAAGCTGAAAAAGAACGGCGCCGAAGCCAAAGATATCGAGAAGTTCGTGGCCGAAACCCGCCGCAAAACGCAGGTGGATATGAAAACAAACCCATTCTGGCTCAGCTACATCGACACCAGCCTTTTCATAGATGAGGATCTGAACGAGGTGTTCGACGAAGAAAAGCACCTGAAAGAAGTGACTGTGGCCAGTACCAAAGCCGCCGCGCAGAAGTACTTCAACGACGAAAACTTCATCAAGGTAGTTATGATGCCGGAGAAGAAGTAA
- a CDS encoding DUF1456 family protein — MNNNDTLRRLRFAFDLDDHSMMTLFKKGGYEATRAEVSNWLKKDEDPDFQVLKDVMLATFLNGFIVEKRGKKDGQDPIAEKRMNNNLVLRKLKIALSMDDTDMLDTFALVGFHISKHEISAFFRNPTNSHYRACKDQILRNFLVGLQMKYRPGPGEDSAE; from the coding sequence ATGAATAACAACGATACCCTACGCCGCCTCCGCTTTGCCTTCGATCTCGACGATCACAGCATGATGACGCTATTTAAAAAAGGGGGATACGAGGCGACCCGCGCCGAAGTCAGCAATTGGCTGAAGAAAGACGAGGACCCCGATTTTCAGGTACTGAAAGATGTGATGCTGGCGACTTTCCTCAACGGTTTCATCGTGGAGAAACGCGGCAAAAAGGACGGTCAGGACCCGATCGCGGAAAAACGGATGAACAACAACCTGGTACTGCGCAAACTGAAAATCGCGCTCAGCATGGATGATACCGACATGCTGGATACCTTCGCGTTGGTGGGTTTTCACATAAGTAAGCACGAGATCAGCGCTTTTTTCCGCAACCCCACTAACTCGCATTACCGCGCCTGCAAAGATCAGATCCTGCGTAACTTTTTGGTGGGACTGCAAATGAAGTACCGCCCAGGTCCCGGTGAAGATTCGGCGGAATAA
- a CDS encoding PLDc N-terminal domain-containing protein produces the protein MQLAILLFITWLWLGFLLGTIVLPVIALVDILKHNFTGSDKIIWVLIVLFLPFVGSILYFVIGSKQKTIE, from the coding sequence ATGCAATTGGCTATCCTGCTTTTTATAACGTGGCTGTGGTTGGGTTTTCTTTTGGGAACCATAGTATTACCGGTTATTGCGCTGGTCGATATTTTAAAGCATAACTTTACCGGCTCCGATAAAATCATTTGGGTATTGATCGTCTTATTCCTCCCTTTTGTTGGTTCGATCCTGTACTTCGTAATTGGTTCAAAACAAAAAACAATTGAGTAA
- a CDS encoding cob(I)yrinic acid a,c-diamide adenosyltransferase, with product MKIYTKTGDQGTTSLVNGTRLSKAHIRIDAYGTVDELNAYIGLLRDQPVNATRRDVLKEIQDRLFTIGSHLASEPDKTRKKLPDLHEADSTLLENEMDAMDATLPPLRAFVLPGGHESVSFGHVARTVCRRAERAVIHLHEHEPVEEQVIRYLNRLSDYLFMLCRTMTQELGVEEVTWKPRV from the coding sequence ATGAAGATATATACCAAAACCGGCGACCAGGGTACCACCTCGCTCGTGAACGGTACCCGCCTTAGCAAGGCCCACATCCGCATCGACGCCTACGGGACGGTGGACGAACTCAATGCCTACATCGGCTTGCTGCGCGACCAGCCCGTGAACGCGACCCGGCGCGATGTGTTGAAAGAAATCCAGGATCGCCTGTTTACCATCGGCTCGCACCTGGCTTCCGAGCCCGACAAGACCCGCAAAAAACTCCCCGACCTGCACGAAGCCGACAGTACCTTGCTGGAAAATGAAATGGACGCCATGGATGCTACCCTACCCCCCTTGCGGGCTTTCGTGCTGCCGGGCGGTCACGAATCGGTATCGTTCGGCCACGTGGCGCGGACGGTCTGCCGCCGGGCCGAGCGGGCGGTGATACACCTGCACGAGCACGAACCCGTGGAAGAGCAGGTGATCCGGTACCTCAACCGCCTCTCGGACTACCTCTTCATGCTCTGCCGCACCATGACGCAGGAATTGGGCGTAGAGGAAGTGACCTGGAAGCCGAGGGTTTGA
- a CDS encoding S-adenosylmethionine:tRNA ribosyltransferase-isomerase translates to MPDSLSLANSIRLSDYTYELPDERIARYPLSPRDASRLLVYKKGTIEHLHFRQLADQLPADSLLVFNDTKVIPARVYFQKATGATIEILLLHPEVPTRIINDAMLVTGPSTWACMIGNKKRWKAAEVLTRVISIQGKPTTLQATYADYEQNRVTLAWDGDASFLDIVLALGEIPLPPYLRRVTEAQDQQNYQTVYARQEGAVAAPTAGLHFTDSVLQQLADKGTQRAFLTLHVGAGTFQPIKVETITEHRMHSEQVVYTRTLIEHLIQKIDHIIPVGTTSLRSLESLYWYGVKLLREESTEFWIEKLYPYSIPESEVPSARRSLEAVLHFMEKQNLSEITGETEIFIFPGYTFRLCKGLITNFHQPGSTLILLVAAFVGEDWKKIYQQALAHEYRFLSYGDSSLLWRND, encoded by the coding sequence ATGCCTGATTCCCTATCCCTGGCTAATTCGATCCGACTCAGCGACTATACCTACGAGCTACCCGACGAGCGCATCGCCCGTTACCCATTGTCGCCGCGAGATGCGTCCCGACTGCTGGTGTATAAAAAGGGTACCATCGAGCACTTACATTTCCGGCAACTGGCCGATCAACTTCCGGCGGATAGTCTGCTGGTGTTCAACGACACCAAGGTAATTCCGGCGCGGGTATATTTTCAAAAAGCTACCGGCGCTACCATCGAGATTCTGCTTTTACACCCCGAGGTACCTACCCGCATCATCAACGACGCCATGCTGGTGACCGGCCCAAGTACCTGGGCTTGTATGATCGGGAATAAGAAACGTTGGAAAGCGGCCGAAGTACTGACCCGCGTGATTTCTATACAAGGCAAACCTACCACCCTGCAAGCTACTTATGCAGATTACGAGCAGAACCGGGTGACGTTGGCCTGGGATGGTGATGCTTCTTTTTTGGATATCGTACTGGCGCTGGGCGAGATACCCCTGCCGCCCTACCTCCGGCGGGTTACCGAAGCGCAGGACCAGCAAAACTACCAGACCGTCTACGCCCGGCAGGAAGGTGCCGTAGCCGCGCCTACGGCCGGGCTGCATTTTACCGATTCGGTATTGCAGCAACTTGCCGACAAGGGTACCCAGCGCGCTTTTCTGACGCTGCACGTGGGGGCGGGTACTTTTCAACCCATTAAGGTCGAGACCATTACCGAGCATCGCATGCACAGCGAACAGGTGGTGTACACGCGGACGCTTATCGAGCATTTGATTCAAAAAATAGATCACATTATTCCCGTAGGTACCACCTCGCTGCGGTCACTGGAAAGCTTGTACTGGTACGGGGTGAAATTGCTCCGGGAGGAAAGCACCGAATTCTGGATCGAGAAACTGTATCCTTATTCGATTCCGGAATCCGAGGTACCTTCCGCCCGGAGATCCCTGGAAGCTGTGCTGCATTTCATGGAAAAGCAAAACCTCAGCGAAATAACGGGCGAAACCGAAATATTCATTTTTCCCGGCTACACCTTTCGGCTTTGCAAAGGGTTGATTACCAATTTCCACCAGCCCGGCTCCACGCTCATTCTGCTGGTGGCGGCTTTCGTGGGCGAGGATTGGAAAAAAATATACCAACAAGCCCTCGCCCACGAATACCGCTTCCTGAGTTATGGCGATTCTTCGCTCCTGTGGCGCAATGATTGA
- a CDS encoding NADP-dependent oxidoreductase has protein sequence MKSQAIQIKEKGTLDNLELVTLEVPTLESHDILVKVKAAGVNPVDFKGVLNGIFKMPYTVGSDIAGIVEQVGAEVKNFEVGQEVIGSLEWAKQGAYAEYVVTEERYLARKPDNLSFTEAAAVPLVALTAWQALFDHLNIQAGEKVLIQAAAGGVGTMAVQLAKWKGAYVVALASPKNASFLTELGADEVVDYKRDDLTETIQDVDAAFDSMATSAQLFKMLKKGGRYVSITAKPSQELAESYGVSATNFLFHSDAAQLSQLVALIEEGKIKVFLDKTFPLAEAKAALEYQKQGHSRGKNVLLVD, from the coding sequence ATGAAAAGCCAAGCAATACAAATCAAAGAAAAAGGTACCCTGGACAATCTGGAACTTGTGACCCTGGAGGTACCTACCCTGGAATCCCACGACATTTTGGTGAAAGTAAAGGCCGCGGGCGTGAATCCGGTAGATTTCAAAGGCGTTTTGAACGGGATTTTTAAAATGCCCTATACCGTGGGTAGCGATATCGCGGGCATCGTGGAGCAGGTCGGCGCCGAAGTCAAAAACTTCGAGGTAGGTCAGGAAGTAATCGGCTCGTTAGAATGGGCAAAGCAGGGCGCTTATGCCGAATACGTGGTTACGGAGGAACGCTATTTAGCCCGAAAACCCGATAACCTGAGCTTTACCGAAGCCGCCGCCGTACCCCTCGTGGCCCTCACAGCTTGGCAGGCGTTATTTGATCATCTCAATATTCAGGCTGGAGAAAAAGTACTGATTCAGGCCGCTGCGGGTGGTGTAGGTACCATGGCCGTACAACTCGCCAAGTGGAAGGGTGCCTATGTGGTGGCCTTGGCCTCTCCCAAAAACGCCTCATTTCTGACCGAATTGGGAGCCGACGAGGTAGTCGATTACAAAAGAGACGACTTGACGGAAACCATTCAGGATGTGGACGCGGCTTTTGATAGCATGGCTACTTCCGCACAGCTTTTCAAAATGTTGAAAAAAGGGGGCCGCTACGTATCCATCACCGCCAAGCCCTCGCAGGAACTGGCCGAAAGCTACGGGGTTTCGGCGACCAACTTCCTGTTTCATTCAGATGCGGCGCAGCTGTCGCAACTCGTGGCGTTGATCGAGGAAGGAAAAATCAAGGTTTTTCTGGATAAGACCTTCCCGCTGGCGGAGGCCAAAGCCGCCCTGGAATATCAGAAACAAGGTCATTCCCGGGGCAAAAATGTTTTATTAGTAGACTGA